From Triticum urartu cultivar G1812 chromosome 2, Tu2.1, whole genome shotgun sequence, a single genomic window includes:
- the LOC125537062 gene encoding uncharacterized protein LOC125537062 encodes MEVVQWGGWIFPFWRLVLTAPREGAGSGRRMLQCEVELVPASGGSQVVGPWAAAGLPWPSSSAGAVGVWQQQKKKRKMIDLNELPPDLNEIPHDVDQQQPSVPPGANADYETENGRSVYYTQITRVPNPIGHDNVAGQSSTRGAPVMCLCSQRTILLMTSTAANVPGPTRTELGAGVVDGVVQGEEREDEAGSQPMEPYTGMRFGSLQIAKDHYNKYALRMGFSVKINTSRRTARTNVLVKQRFCCNKYKK; translated from the exons ATGGAGGTGGTGCAGTGGGGTGGCTGGATATTCCCCTTTTGGCGGCTGGTTCTTACTGCTCCGCGAGAGGGCGCTGGATCTGGACGCCGGATGCTTCAGTGCGAAGTGGAGTTGGTTCCAGCCTCTGGTGGCTCACAAGTGGTTGGGCCatgggcggcggcggggctgccATGGCCCTCTTCGTCGGCTGGTGCAG TGGGTGTGTGGCAGCagcaaaaaaagaaaaggaaaatgaTTGATCTCAATGAGTTGCCTCCTGATCTCAATGAGATTCCTCATGATGTGGATCAACAACAACCCAGCGTACCACCAGGAGCTAATGCTGATTATGAGACAGAAAATGGGCGCTCTGTTTACTACACGCAGATAACCCGTGTGCCTAACCCTATAGGCCATGACAATGTGGCAGGGCAGTCATCAACCCGTGGTGCCCCTGTGATGTGTCTTTGCAGTCAGAGAACCATACTCTTGATGACGAGCACCGCGGCAAATGTTCCTGGTCCAACCAGGACTGAGCTCGGAGCTGGTGTTGTTGACGGCGTTGTGCAAGGAGAGGAAAGAGAGGATGAGGCTGGTTCTCAGCCCATGGAACCCTATACTGGCATGAGGTTTGGCAGTCTTCAAATTGCTAAGGATCACTACAACAAATACGCCCTACGGATGGGTTTCTCTGTCAAGATTAACACCTCTAGGCGGACAGCTCGCACCAATGTATTGGTAAAACAGCGGTTTTGTTGCAACAAGTACAAGaagtga
- the LOC125537061 gene encoding mediator of RNA polymerase II transcription subunit 33A-like, with product MASLSSPWVEWAGEYTKAAQAEALPPNEWAARVATAAAAAGERGDLQFSAGLAEMLARVVLSGESSGAAPAAAWKYAEAALAARLASPALLLTLLSSRVIPRRVARPTAYRLYLELLRRHGFKLCFQMKAANSNKIRQLIDDNLNLSKIFGFSACEPGVFIVEFVLCILWQLVDTALDDESLLELTPEKKAQWPTRPQDISAFEVSFSEQKPEKIEKLQRMNSVITIELIGHLLHDKVITRILSLARENMKTQWGLFTYRLRLLVANSSTLQASTMSLVTFQQLILDDHNVHGENKHSLHKKFHPMVASNPLSSPNGHCHGGSYSALWTPIDMYLEDCLDGSIAATNSIEILSGLVKALQAVNRSSWHDAFMALWIASVRLVQREREPIEGPVPHLETRLCMLLSIATLAVADIIEEADSRCGETDLSSHWKQETATDDLRKELMLSLQALGDYESLLVPPPCIISAANQAASKAAMLVSGINSSSGYMESINETGNMRHLIVESCISRNLLDTSAYYWPGYINGHVNSMSHAIPSQLAGWAAFMKGTPLTQSLVSVLVSSPASSLAELEKLFEVAVNGSDDDKVSAATVLCGATLLRGWNFQEHTVRLVVKLLSHSDPSDYSGRESQLIKHGPMLNVILTGISPVDYAPIFSFHGLVPELATVLMAICEVFGCLSPSVSWTVGAGEEISAHTVFSNAFILLLRLWKFNHPPLEYCIMGDGAPVGSQLTPEYLLLLRNSQVLCANSSSKSRSSQKQLPVTSSRSSQNPIFMDSFPKLKLWYRQHQACLASPLSGLAHGTPVHNIVDSLLNLMFRKANKGSTSIGSVSGSSSISNSSGPGDDGSHLWPQLPAWEILEAVPFVVDAALTACSHGRLFPRELATGLKDLADFLPASTATIVSYFSAEVTRGVWKPAFMNGTDWPSPAANLSMVEEHIKKIVAATGVDVPRLATGGTTLGRLPLPLAAFVSLTITYKLDKASERFLNLAGPALENLAASCPWPSMAIVAALWTQKVKRWSDFLVFSASRTVFHHNNDAVVQLLRSCFTSILGMSSTSLCCCGGVASLLGHGFGSHCSGGLSPVAPGILYLRIFRCIKDCSILAEDILSLLMLSVKDIAETTVSRHGSDKLKRTKYAMGHGKISLATAMTQVKVAASLGATLVWLSGGTTLVQSLFQEMLPSWFLSAQDLDRGGASGGTVYKLGGHALAYFAVYCGMFAWGIDPTPVSRRRERVMRSHLEFLASALDGKISLGCNMSLWQAYVSGFLELVVDRAPCLLHEVDLKVLKKLSIGLRQWKEKELAVAILCRGGPEAMGVAAELILDSEW from the exons ATGGCGTCGTTGTCCTCGCCGTGGGTTGAATGGGCCGGGGAGTACACCAAGGCGGCGCAAGCGGAGGCGCTCCCGCCGAATGAGTGGGCGGCGCGGGTGGCCACAGCGGCGGCAGCCGCGGGGGAAAGAGGGGACTTACAGTTTTCGGCGGGGCTGGCCGAAATGCTGGCGCGCGTGGTCCTCTCTGGGGAAAGCAGCGGCGCCGCCCCCGCCGCGGCGTGGAAGTACGCCGAGGCTGCCCTCGCCGCGCGCCTCGCGTCACCGGCGCTCCTCCTCACGCTCCTCTCCTCAAG GGTCATTCCTCGACGGGTGGCAAGGCCAACAGCGTATCGACTTTATTTGGAGCTCTTGCGGAGACATGGATTCAAATTATGTTTTCAGATGAAAGCGGCAAATTCCAACAA GATCAGGCAGTTAATAGATGATAACCTTAACCTCTCCAAGATATTTGGCTTTTCAGCATGTGAACCAGGAGTCTTTATTGTTGAATTTGTCCTTTGCATTTTATGGCAATTGGTTGATACCGCATTAGATGATGAGAGTCTGCTAGAGTTAACCCCAGAAAAGAAAGCTCAATGGCCAACTAGGCCTCAAGATATTAGTGCATTTGAAGTTTCTTTTTCGGAACAAAAGCCAGAGAAAATTGAGAAATTACAGAGGATGAATAGTGTGATAACTATAGAGCTTATTGGACATCTTCTTCACGATAAAGTAATTACTCGCATCCTCTCATTGGCACGCGAAAACAT GAAAACTCAGTGGGGACTATTCACTTATCGGTTACGATTGCTTGTGGCAAACTCATCCACCTTACAAGCTTCGACGATGTCCTTGGTAACATTTCAGCAGTTGATTCTAGATGACCACAATGTCCATGGCGAAAATAAACATAGTTTGCACAAAAAATTCCACCCCATGGTGGCTTCTAACCCTCTATCTTCTCCAAATGGACATTGCCATGGTGGTAGTTATTCTGCACTATGGACTCCTATCGATATGTATCTTGAGGATTGCCTTGATGGCTCAATTGCTGCCACAAATTCCATTGAGATTTTAAGTG GTTTGGTCAAGGCACTTCAAGCAGTCAATAGATCCAGCTGGCATGATGCATTCATGGCCCTTTGGATAGCATCAGTTCGCCTTGTACAAAGG GAACGAGAACCGATTGAAGGTCCTGTGCCTCACCTTGAAACACGACTATGCATGCTTTTGTCTATTGCAACACTTGCAGTTGCTGACATAATTGAGGAAGCAGATTCACGTTGTGGTGAAACTGACCTCAGCAGTCACTGGAAACAAGAAACAGCAACTGATGATCTGCGTAAGGAATTGATGTTAAGCTTACAGGCTCTTGGTGATTACGAAAGTCTGCTTGTTCCTCCTCCATGTATCATCTCGGCAGCTAATCAGGCTGCTTCCAAAGCTGCAATGCTTGTTTCAGGAATTAACAGTAGCAGCGGCTACATGGAAAGTATCAATGAAA CTGGAAACATGAGGCACTTGATTGTGGAGTCATGTATCTCAAGAAACTTATTGGATACGTCAGCTTACTATTGGCCTGGTTATATTAATGGTCATGTCAACTCCATGTCTCATGCAATTCCTAGCCAACTTGCTGGGTGGGCGGCCTTCATGAAGGGTACACCATTAACTCAGTCACTGGTTAGTGTGTTGGTCTCAAGTCCTGCTTCAAG CTTAGCAGAGCTCGAAAAGTTATTTGAAGTTGCAGTCAACGGATCAGATGATGATAAGGTGTCTGCTGCTACTGTTCTCTGTGGAGCAACCTTGTTACGAGGTTGGAATTTTCAG GAGCATACAGTTCGCTTAGTCGTTAAACTGCTCTCACATTCTGATCCTTCTGATTATTCTGGTAGAGAGAGCCAGTTAATAAAGCATGGTCCAATGCTTAATGTTATTCTAACTGGAATATCACCCGTAGACTATGCTCCAATCTTCTCATTCCATGGTTTG GTTCCAGAACTGGCTACTGTGCTCATGGCGATATGTGAAGTTTTTGGGTGTCTTTCCCCAAGTGTTTCATGGACGGTGGGAGCAGGGGAGGAAATATCTGCTCACACGGTCTTCTCAAATGCGTTCATTCTTCTGTTAAGACTATGGAAGTTTAATCATCCACCACTTGAATATTGTATAATGGGAGATGGTGCTCCAGTTGGCTCACAACTAACTCCTGAGTATCTTCTGTTATTGAGGAACTCCCAAGTTCTTTGTGCCAACAGTTCATCCAAAAGTAGAAGCAGCCAGAAGCAATTACCTGTTACTTCAAGTCGATCATCTCAGAACCCTATTTTTATGGATTCTTTTCCGAAGTTGAAATTGTGGTACCGACAGCACCAAGCTTGTCTGGCCTCGCCTCTCTCTGGACTTGCTCATGGAACACCTGTACATAACATTGTAGACAGCCTTctcaacttgatgttcagaaagGCCAACAAAGGAAGTACATCTATTGGCTCTGTATCTGGGAGTAGCAGCATAAGTAACTCCTCTGGTCCTGGAGATGACGGTTCACATCTTTGGCCTCAGTTACCTGCTTGGGAAATACTAGAAGCTGTTCCATTTGTGGTTGATGCTGCTCTAACTGCTTGCTCCCATGGAAGACTATTTCCGCGTGAACTGGCTACAG GTCTCAAAGATCTAGCTGATTTTCTGCCTGCATCTACTGCAACAATCGTAAGCTACTTTTCAGCTGAAGTGACACGTGGTGTTTGGAAACCTGCATTCATGAATGGAACAGATTGGCCTAGCCCGGCTGCCAATTTATCCATGGTTGAAGAACATATCAAGAAAATTGTAGCTGCTACTGGCGTTGATGTTCCAAGACTTGCCACAG GAGGAACTACTTTGGGTAGACTTCCATTGCCACTGGCTGCTTTTGTGAGCCTCACCATCACATACAAGCTTGACAAGGCATCCGAACGTTTCCTTAACCTAGCTGGTCCAGCTTTAGAGAATCTTGCTGCTAGTTGCCCTTGGCCAAGCATGGCAATTGTCGCAGCACTGTGGACTCAAAAGGTCAAGCGATGGAGTGATTTTCTAGTCTTTTCAGCATCACGCACCGTCTTCCACCATAACAATGATGCAGTTGTCCAGCTCCTCCGAAGCTGCTTCACTTCTATTCTTGGCATGTCGTCAACATCATTATGCTGTTGCGGAGGTGTTGCTAGCCTTCTGGGTCACGGGTTTGGCTCTCATTGCTCCGGTGGTCTCTCACCAGTTGCACCAGGAATTCTCTACCTCCGGATATTCCGGTGCATCAAGGACTGCTCTATACTTGCAGAAGATATACTTTCCCTGCTGATGCTTTCGGTGAAAGACATAGCTGAGACAACAGTGTCCAGGCATGGATCGGACAAGCTAAAGAGGACCAAGTATGCAATGGGACATGGAAAGATCTCTCTTGCTACTGCAATGACACAAGTTAAGGTGGCGGCATCACTTGGAGCAACACTCGTGTGGTTATCAGGCGGTACTACCCTTGTCCAGTCTCTGTTTCAAGAGATGTTGCCCTCTTGGTTCCTTTCTGCGCAGGATCTGGACCGAGGAGGAGCCAGTGGAGGAACGGTATACAAGTTGGGTGGCCATGCACTTGCCTACTTTGCAGTGTACTGTGGGATGTTCGCATGGGGCATCGACCCGACACCAGTGTCCCGGCGTCGAGAGAGGGTTATGCGGTCGCACCTGGAGTTCCTAGCAAGCGCATTGGACGGAAAGATCTCTCTAGGCTGCAACATGTCCCTGTGGCAAGCCTACGTTTCAGGCTTCCTGGAGCTGGTAGTGGACCGCGCCCCCTGCTTGTTGCATGAGGTCGACCTCAAGGTGCTCAAGAAGCTTAGCATTGGGCTTCGGCAGTGGAAAGAGAAGGAGCTTGCCGTGGCCATCCTTTGCAGGGGTGGACCGGAGGCAATGGGTGTTGCCGCAGAGTTGATATTGGATAGCGAGTGGTGA